The following proteins are co-located in the Gavia stellata isolate bGavSte3 chromosome 18, bGavSte3.hap2, whole genome shotgun sequence genome:
- the RSL1D1 gene encoding ribosomal L1 domain-containing protein 1 gives MAGGPEHLERAQVRKAVEALLAFARSKAKGDALLLNESENVHLLVTVWKVPRVAQVIKIPLPHGIRPETAEVCLFTKDEPNLSAEQTENLYKKLLIQNGIRSVSQVISYKTLKKEYKLFEAKRRLLNRFDLFLSDDRIRRLLPSHLGKHFYERKKAPLSVNLKARNLAKELQKHIQGTTLPVTNKGCCYTARIGHTGMKADEIIDNIIAAAEVMAKKLPKNWKNVKILHLKTLKSVALPIFTANISNLDELDRQPPLKKKEVKKGENKKPKKAAKKLNSSQVSLTTEINTAAAKELAIKAKVEVVQEPGDRDDDEEIPQLVPMQTTSLAELKKMEPSPEKGDNLGKKTKTPLGKRKKQHLAVETPKTEHKVTEECAELQTSPKQKKAKQLSVPKEARKEKEMKKTPKKPEAKSFATPKAGKSIQSAKKSSKTPKQAPKKVRRPQSA, from the exons ATGGCGGGTGGGCCGGAGCATCTGGAACGCGCCCAG GTGAGGAAGGCGGTGGAGGCCCTCCTGGCTTTCGCCAGAAGCAAGGCCAAGGGGGACGCGCTGCTCCTCAACGAGAGCGAGAACGTCCACCTCCTGGTGACGGTCTGGAAGGTCCCGCGGGTGGCTCAGGTCATCAAAAT ACCACTGCCCCATGGCATTCGACCAGAAACAGCTGAGGTTTGCCTGTTCACAAAGGATGAACCAAATTTATCAGCAGAACAGACTGAAAATCTGTACAAGAAACTTTTAATCCAGAATGGAATCAGAAGTGTTAGCCAG GTCATCTCATACAAAACTCTCAAAAAAGAGTATAAACTATTTGAAGCAAAGCGTCGCCTCCTGAACAGATTTGATCTCTTTCTGTCTGATGACCGAATTAGAAGGCTTTTGCCCTCACATCTAGGAAAACActtttatgaaaggaaaaa ggCACCTTTGTCTGTAAACCTGAAAGCCAGAAATCTTGCTAAGGAGCTACAAAAACATATCCAGGGGACTACACTCCCAGTTACCAACAAAGGGTGCTGTTA TACAGCACGTATAGGTCACACTGGAATGAAAGCTGACGAGATAATAGATAATATTATTGCAGCAGCTGAGGTGATGGCTAAGAAGTTACCAAAG aATTGGAAAAACGTAAAAATTCTTCACCTCAAAACACTTAAATCAGTTGCACTTCCGATTTTTACTGCAAACATCTCCAACTTGGATGAGCTTGACAGACAGCCACCtctcaaaaaaaaggaagtaaag AAGGGAGAGAACAAGAAACCGAAGAAGGCAGCTAAAAAACTGAATTCAAGTCAAGTCAGTTTGACAACTGAAATTAATACTGCTGCTGCCAAGGAGCttgcaataaaagcaaaagtagAAGTAGTCCAAGAACCAGGTGATCgtgatgatgatgaagaaatTCCACAACTGGTGCCTATGCAAACAACTAGCTTAGCTGAGCTGAAG aaaatggaaCCAAGTCCAGAAAAAGGTGACAACCTGGGCAAGAAAACTAAAACACCCCTTggtaagagaaagaaacaacacCTAGCTGTGGAGACTCCCAAAACAGAACATAAAGTTACAGAAGAGTGTGCAGAGTTGCAGACAtcaccaaaacagaaaaaagccaagCAGCTCAGCGTGCCAAaggaagcaagaaaagaaaaagagatgaaaaagactCCCAAAAAGCCTGAAGCAAAGTCTTTTGCAACACCCAAAGCTGGCAAATCAATACAGTCAGCCAAGAAGTCTTCAAAAACACCAAAGCAAGCACCCAAGAAAGTGCGCAGGCCACAGTCAGCATGA